GTCACGAAACGTTTGCACCCAACCCTTTCACAGCTATGTGTCAGGCTCGAAACCGGCAAAGATGGATCCTTTCCTATTTCATTTTGTCGATGCTAGAAATCGCAGCGACATAACGGTCCGGGTTCATCGGGTTATATGACTTGGATAAAAACGCGGCCATAGCGGGTCAACGGGAATTGCCCATCGTCAGTCCCTTGCAGAATGATCGAAATAGTTTGGTTAGTTTTCGCATCAGACGGGATCGTCACGTCTGCTCGGTGGCCGTCGGACTCAGTCACAGTCACGCTGCCCGGGTATGtgccttcttcgaagaaCTGCCACCAGGACGTGGTGACGGTGTTGTTGTCTGGATCGCTAACTGCACCAGCCAGGGTCACAGTCGCCCCAGGATGCGCTTCCACTGTGGTTCTGTTCAGGATCTCAACCGAGGGCGGGTGGTTGGCATCTTCATAGCTCGGTGTCAGTGTCCATTGCATGCGAGCCGCGAAGTCGTTCTGGACGGCCGCGGCCCAACGGTCCGTGGTGTAGTTGTCTACTTCGACGCCAGTCCCGTTCTTCTCGCTTGTCACCATCTCCCACAGATTCGGTGAAGTAGTGTTCTGCGTAGATCGACCGCCCCAACCACCGAGATTGGGGTTGGCCGGGTCCTGAATGCCGGTGGTTATTAGGGGGTTGAAAACCACATTGTCGCCCTCGGACAGAAAGTCGTACGGGTCCAGTGGCTTACAAAAGCTTGACAATGCCGTACTTCGATTGCCGAAAATGTCCTGTGCGTCACCTGGCATAGACTGGCCGTCGAGCCAGGAACGGTAGAGCTTCCCATATGGTCCTGTTTGAATGTTGGCCTTGATCCAGTCACCGGTGAAGTATACGCCATCGTCAGGCAAGCCACGGGTGTTGCCCTGGCCCTTGTCACAGTTGTAGCCCCAGGTGCTGTATCCGGTTTGCAAATTCTCGACGCGGATCTGCGGCCAGTTGACAGATATGTAGTTCGCATATGCCTCGTCTTGAAAACCGCTAGCGAGGATAACTGCTTTGCTGGATACT
This window of the Aspergillus oryzae RIB40 DNA, chromosome 8 genome carries:
- a CDS encoding uncharacterized protein (predicted protein), whose product is MQFFRQLLAIGLVVTAAQAYATSRSSMLRTVVTTDMEQDDLASLIRYLLYTNELDTQGIIYSSSRFHWSGDGNGTKFFLPDREYTTPQWTWRWTGTRTIQVNVLQAYAEVFPNLLSHDPFYPTPDELLSKVKIGNIDFEGEMDHDTDGSNLIRSLLLDQDPRPLYLQAWGGTNTIARALKSIEEQYSGSQQWTQTKDTVSSKAVILASGFQDEAYANYISVNWPQIRVENLQTGYSTWGYNCDKGQGNTRGLPDDGVYFTGDWIKANIQTGPYGKLYRSWLDGQSMPGDAQDIFGNRSTALSSFCKPLDPYDFLSEGDNVVFNPLITTGIQDPANPNLGGWGGRSTQNTTSPNLWEMVTSEKNGTGVEVDNYTTDRWAAAVQNDFAARMQWTLTPSYEDANHPPSVEILNRTTVEAHPGATVTLAGAVSDPDNNTVTTSWWQFFEEGTYPGSVTVTESDGHRADVTIPSDAKTNQTISIILQGTDDGQFPLTRYGRVFIQVI